One genomic window of Desulfovibrio desulfuricans includes the following:
- a CDS encoding ArsR/SmtB family transcription factor, whose product MRTTYLNTLPEHWQPVAAVFAAMGDTTRQRILLLFEPGEELSIKDIAAEFDLGRSTIVHHLAVLEKAGILAVRREGRQALYSVRHHVVLDSLEKLRLFIEEDLQEGAAAQPQAKKGTNA is encoded by the coding sequence ATGAGAACAACGTACCTGAATACCCTCCCCGAACATTGGCAGCCCGTGGCCGCAGTATTCGCAGCCATGGGGGATACCACCCGCCAGCGCATCCTGCTTTTGTTTGAGCCCGGCGAGGAACTTTCCATCAAGGATATTGCCGCAGAATTCGATCTTGGTCGTTCCACCATTGTGCATCACCTTGCAGTGCTGGAAAAAGCCGGGATCCTCGCCGTGCGCCGTGAGGGCAGGCAGGCCCTGTATTCTGTACGCCACCATGTTGTGCTGGATTCTCTGGAAAAACTTCGTCTCTTTATTGAAGAAGACCTGCAAGAAGGGGCCGCTGCGCAGCCCCAAGCTAAAAAGGGAACAAACGCATGA